Genomic segment of uncultured Desulfobacter sp.:
CTGTTTTGATCATCACTGTTTTCCATATTGGTAATTTCATCTGATGTCATCCAGCGGGCTTTAAGCCACAGATTGTGATAAAGCCCAAGTTCCAGGCCGACTATCCAGCCTTGAGCATTGGTGCCGCCCAAATGAAAATCCGAATCCGTATATGCATCCAGAACGGCATCGCTTTCGAGGTACCGGTATTCCAAAGAGACGTTCCACTCGCCCCTTTCCCTGGGCTTGAGATACCCCACTTTTACACCGACCTGATAACCGGTATCTCCGGAATCTGCTTCAATTTCTTCCTTGCTGTAAAGCCCGCCAAGTTTGTCAGACATGGCCTGGGCGTCATATGCCAGGTTTTTCACCCAGTCTGCATACAATTGAACCTGAATAGGAAAATAAAGACTGTTCACCAGACGGGCAGACAGACTAAGCAATCTAAACTCTGCCAAAAGACCTAAATCTTCCTGCCGTTCTTCCCCGGTACCAAGGGTTGTTTGATCCATTGTAAAGGTACTGTTGCCGCCTTGCATGTATTTGGGAGACATGGACTCAACCAGACGCCTGGTGGCTGTGGTTTGATACCCTGTAACCGCCTGGCCGGAAACGTTGTTGTAATCATAATATGCGGCCGCCAGCTTATATTCCCATCCATACCATGGACGATGGCTGAACCCAATTTGTCCGCCCAGCATAAACTTGTCATCCTGGCTCCACTCTGATTCTTCAAGGGGGAAATACCCCATGGTTACAAACGCTTTAAACGGATTGCTTTCAAGGGTATCTGTCACAAAATTCAGCGCCACGCCTTCAAAGCCCAGGTCACTGTCCCAGATTAAATTAGAAGACAACCAGGGATTCTCCATGATACCGCCGGTCAAAGAGATCTGAGGTAATTTCCCGCCCCATATCTCCTCTCTGGGCTTATATTTCCAGTTCACATACGCCCGGTCCAAAACAATATCTGATCTGTCATTACTTGCATCGCCCAGGGTATGGTTGGTCGACACCGGATTTCCGACACTGCCTGTGGCCACACGCATACCGGCCTCGACCTTTCCTACATTTTTCTCTGTCTGATCAATAAGATTAGCTTTCACCCCGAACCTCAGGCGGACACGCTGGCGATGCTGGTCATGGGTGGTATTAATATTATGATTTGTACCAGGATCGTTAACATCCATAATATCCGTTGCATTATCCGGGTCATACATCACAGATTCATGGCGCACCCTGATATCCCCGCCGAATTTAATTCTCTGGGCCCAGGATGATTTTTGCAGGGCAGGCATCTGTTCTTCGGTTATAATCTCCTCAAGCCGGGCCACCTCACGCTCCAGAAGAATATTTTTTTTGATTAAATCCTGGGAGCGGTATTCATAGTTCTCCTTGAGATTATTCAAATCATTGGTAACCTTTTGAGTGGCATCCTTGGACAACTGCTGCAAATACGCCTCCTGATCACCCGGAGAAGAAATAGTAATGGTCTGACCTGTTGACGTGGCTTTCTTACGATGCCTATCAAGAAAACCTGACGCTTCTTTATCATTGATGACGCCTTTTTCCTTTAACAGCTGGATCAGGGCCTCGGTGGTATCGAAACTGCCATTGGGGATTGTCTCTGCTTTGGCCATGGCAGGCAAAACAAAGACAGCCCACAGTAATCCAACTAAAAGACAGCAGATCGCAGCAGCCGGAACGATTCGAAACGATTCTTTTTTATTTTTGTTATGTTGCGTCATTTTTTTCATGTTCAGCTCTTAAAGGTTACCTTTATTTTCATTGCCCTAGGCATCTTTTCCGGCGGTGTCTCACTGATTTTAAATCCGGTAATTGCCTGTTCCACGATATTATCCACCTTTCCGTTCCCCGATGATTGAAACACCGACAAAGAAACAATGTTTCCGATATCATCCAGCCGTATTCTCAACATCATTCGATGTCTGCCCGATGGAATTTCATCACTTTCTTCCAAAATTTTATTGACCTTTTGCCGGATCTCATCCTGGAGGATCTGGGTATACCAGGAATACCGGCGAAGCAGACTGCCCCCCCCGCCGATTTTTTCGCCGTCGATCAGGGAGCGCCCCCCTTTTTTTGCCTTAAGACCAAAGCCGTCTCCCCCGCCTGAACCGTCGGCATCAAGTCCGAGATCATCGCCCACAGGGGCATCGTCTTCCCCAAGATCCTTCATGTCATCCGGCGGCTGTTCAGCAGGTTCAGGCTCAATCACCTCTTCTTGTTTTTTTATTTCAGGCTCAGGCAGTTTCTCTTTTGGTTTTGGCGGCGGCGGTTTCACCAGGGTAATCTTTTGAATCTGCCGTTTCTTTTTTCCCTGGTCCTCCTTGAGCAGCATGTTGAAAACAAAAACCGCCAGGATGACCATACAGATCACCACCACAGCGGCAACGCCTGCCGCCATGGCCCTATTTTTCGTTGTGCGGTTCATCCGTCATTTTACCAGTCGCTGGGTCACAAGCCCCAATTGTGTAATCTCAAGCCTGTTGCACAGATCCAGTACATCCATGACATTCTGGTAAAAAATCTTGGCATCCCCTTTAATGACCACCGGGAAATTGGGGTCCATAGCCTTGAGCGCCCGCAGATTGGTTTCAAGTTCCGCCATGGTTACAGGAAAGGCATCCAGATACATCTGTCCTCGATTATCAATAGTAACGGCTTTGGTTTTGGGTTTTGTCAGGCTGGGAACATCGCTTGCCTTGGGCAGATTGACCTTAATGCCCTGCACCGATGCCGTCACCGCGATGATAAACACCACCAATAAAGTCCAGGCCACATCCAGCAGCGGACTTACGTCAATATTGTCAAACTGCTGCTGGGTATACAGATTGCGTCTCATTTTTCCT
This window contains:
- a CDS encoding TonB C-terminal domain-containing protein; this translates as MNRTTKNRAMAAGVAAVVVICMVILAVFVFNMLLKEDQGKKKRQIQKITLVKPPPPKPKEKLPEPEIKKQEEVIEPEPAEQPPDDMKDLGEDDAPVGDDLGLDADGSGGGDGFGLKAKKGGRSLIDGEKIGGGGSLLRRYSWYTQILQDEIRQKVNKILEESDEIPSGRHRMMLRIRLDDIGNIVSLSVFQSSGNGKVDNIVEQAITGFKISETPPEKMPRAMKIKVTFKS
- a CDS encoding biopolymer transporter ExbD, whose amino-acid sequence is MRRNLYTQQQFDNIDVSPLLDVAWTLLVVFIIAVTASVQGIKVNLPKASDVPSLTKPKTKAVTIDNRGQMYLDAFPVTMAELETNLRALKAMDPNFPVVIKGDAKIFYQNVMDVLDLCNRLEITQLGLVTQRLVK
- a CDS encoding putative porin yields the protein MKKMTQHNKNKKESFRIVPAAAICCLLVGLLWAVFVLPAMAKAETIPNGSFDTTEALIQLLKEKGVINDKEASGFLDRHRKKATSTGQTITISSPGDQEAYLQQLSKDATQKVTNDLNNLKENYEYRSQDLIKKNILLEREVARLEEIITEEQMPALQKSSWAQRIKFGGDIRVRHESVMYDPDNATDIMDVNDPGTNHNINTTHDQHRQRVRLRFGVKANLIDQTEKNVGKVEAGMRVATGSVGNPVSTNHTLGDASNDRSDIVLDRAYVNWKYKPREEIWGGKLPQISLTGGIMENPWLSSNLIWDSDLGFEGVALNFVTDTLESNPFKAFVTMGYFPLEESEWSQDDKFMLGGQIGFSHRPWYGWEYKLAAAYYDYNNVSGQAVTGYQTTATRRLVESMSPKYMQGGNSTFTMDQTTLGTGEERQEDLGLLAEFRLLSLSARLVNSLYFPIQVQLYADWVKNLAYDAQAMSDKLGGLYSKEEIEADSGDTGYQVGVKVGYLKPRERGEWNVSLEYRYLESDAVLDAYTDSDFHLGGTNAQGWIVGLELGLYHNLWLKARWMTSDEITNMENSDDQNSDLSVDTLQIDLNAAF